Within the Cydia pomonella isolate Wapato2018A chromosome 3, ilCydPomo1, whole genome shotgun sequence genome, the region ttGATTTAGCCGAATGAGTCGGTGTATTACATATCATTATTGATACTATTGAAATCGTTTCACTGCCAAGGCAATAGTAATATAGACATAAGTCGGCTTATTCGTATAAAATAGCACTTCATATTCATTTAGGCATTTCATTTATATTAGGAATTTATTAAATAGCTATAATTGCATTCTCAGacataaattaagtaaaaaagaAACTACGCTAAATTGAATAAATTACGATGTCGGGACGGCCGTCAATCCATCGTCTCTTGACTTAGGTCGCACGTTCGGTTATCTActtaaaaggtacaaaaatgttactttttacTTATCACTATCATTAGAATCAGACTTACgctactttttataaaaaaatatggtacaaTACGTTATCGGACTTTCGCAAGTGAATGGCCGAGCGTAAAGTGAACGAATGAGCGACGTGATCTCGATAACGACTCACGGCCGCGGTCCCGTCTTCGACAGCGGAGACGGGGACAAGCGAGCGTCCAGTAGCATACATCCATGCACTCTACGAGCTGACAGATCGCTCCGTTCCTAACATCCCATGCATCCATCCACAGTCACGCACGCTCCTCTGGTCGTCCCTGTCTCGGCGTCGCGCGCGTCTTCGCCGCTCGCCCGTACGTAGCTCACGGCGCTGACGTGCTTGGACACTACCATTAACTAACCTCTGTCGTCGTTCCGCACTCCAAAAAGATCAACACCATTGTGAAGAAATGGGGAAGGCCTTTATGAGTTGAAACTCGTCGGAGGTTTAAAACTAACATATACTACTATTGCGAACGTTGATCACGTCGACGTGTCTACATTAACTCAGAAGTGCCTCTGGTGAGCACGAGAGAAACTGGCATCGTAGACTTTGCAGAGAGCTGAAGGAGCATTGGGTCCGGGAAGTAATTCCGCAGCTTTAGCGGCTGCACGTCGTCGTTGCCAACTGCAGGTCCACGCTGCAAGAACTACCAGTTGTGCGGCCAGGAAAGCAGCAGCAGCCAGCATGGCACCTGCCGCGTTAACGCAGGTCATTTCAGTCTCTCTAACGAAAACAGAGTCCTCGGTAACATTCTTCGAACGTTGTTTGTCAAATCCAAATTTGTCGGTAATTTGAATGGTTTGCACGAGTAGCATGTCATCGGTAGGGGCAGCAGGAGTCGAACGCCTCTTCCTGCGTCCGTAGGACGTCACGGAGCGGAGCTCATTCGGGCCGCCATCGCACTGCACAGGCTCGCAAGTAGGCATGCAAGGCGTCACCAAGGCTCGGAACTGAACCACTTCCGATGATGGGAACTTGAATGCATCAAAGTGTGACAACAACATCtgcaatatcaaaaaaaaaacgaattagattgtcaataataaaaaaagatatatatatgtCTGCAGGATTGATCgtaatacgtatgtatattCCATGACTCACCTTTCCGCTCATAGATGATTTGAATAGAGGTCCCATGATAAAGTGATCTGTTGGGCAACCGTCGCTGTCGATGAGAGTGATTTCGCTAGAGTCGACACCATCCATGGCAACAAGTTCTCGTACGAAAATTTCGAAAGGTGAATTTGGATCCATGATTTCGAATCGTAGCGcctataaacaaaaaaaaacacataaatatataaaataagttaaaataaagcTCTTTAAAGCCATCAGTCCTTATTAACCCAAAAAAATCACCACTGCTACCTTGATGAAATAGGAAGTAGATCAATCATATGAGATTTGATAGATGCACCCGACATGTTAGGATAAAATTAAAGAAAGGCACGTTTTTTTACTAGAAAAGGAGAATGCGAGCTGTTTTCTACTACTGTTGATTACGAGTATATCACAATACTTTATGCACGAATATAATGAGCTTACCAAGGGGTCACCGACTTCAGCGGAAGCAATGATGTCGTCTCCGCTCCTGTCCGTAATTCTCATGGCTACGTTGGGTGAGTCGACGATTACTTCCTCCGAGAGTCCTGTCTGAATATCACCAGTGATTCCGAGATCGACTTCGTTAGCTACGGTCTTATTGGTAAGGTCGTATTGGCATGTCACAGCAAGACCAAGGTCGGATGATGTGACTATAGTGTCGTGATGCTGAATTACAACATCGTTTAAGTATCTGCAACGGGCAAACGTAATTGTTAGTACAACTGTATTTTGCCATACTGTTTGTGGAAAATAGTGCATATACATTTGTATTACCTGCCCAAACCGTTTTGCTTAACATTACATTCAATGTTGTTGTATCCCATATGTAATTCAAACTCGAGACTTTGTTTAACGTCAACAACGCAGGAGTTAGGACTTCCCTTTGCATATATTTTGCCATCGAACAATTTAGATGTTTGAATTCGAGCCACCATGTCACCAGCACGGCAGTCAATAGAAACGTTATAACAGGAGGACAGTTCGTACGTTGCGGCCTCGGGAACTTCCAAATAGGGATCCTAAAAAGGAATaatacttgtaaaaaaatatgtcctaCATGCAGTTAGTACTGCGTAAAGAGAACATAAACATATACCAGGAATTTATTTCAACACTACCTGAATGTCTGCAAGAGTAGCGCGGGAGTGATGTGAAAGGCGACACACATGATCCCCAGTGTCCCCGTGGTCGTAAGAATGACAGCGGAAAGGTGAATTCAGGCAAAGCTCTCTGCATTCCTCTACAGTTTGAACATCTTGGTACACAGAATCTACAGTTTTTAAAATGCGTCCACCCATCTTTTTGAATTCGCATAGTTTGGTGGGTTCTTCAACGCAGTTATTTTCTAAGTAATCGGTGTCTGTAAAATAGAaagtatttgattttaattgaaGCTGTCATTTGCTTTCGGAGGCTATAATTACAAATGCAGGAAAATAAACAACAATTACCTTCGTTCTGTTGGAAAGAGTTAGTGCCAGCCAATGTGATGCGGTCCATATCAGACAACACGCATTCTCccgttttattattatagttcgCCGATCTGTAACAATGTTTCACGCGGGTTAGCATCGGGTATAgagttgtatattttttattggtgTGAACTTTCCCAAGATGTTAACTTAACCGCATGGTATATACAATCGACGCGTTTTTATTCAGACGTCTTGGTATTAGCTGACGACTTAATTTATCATAATCACAAATCGAAGTAAGCAGTCGGTCTTATTTCAAGCAATACATTTGTTTCCATGTCGTTGATTCAATAtgggtgtacagtcagcaacaaaaATAACGGATCAGTCTTAtgcttaaaaaatgtataataacttaacaaaaagagatatgtatctatatgtagaacaatatATAAGACTGACAGATACTTTTCAACGGAAACTGTAGAGATATGTCCCTATTTGGAGAACtattttggcgcgttgtttgctgactttattaattttgtttctcTAATCGGCTTATTGTCTTAATTTCACATTAATCAATAATAAGTAACTAACATTAACATGCCATGTATTTCAAATTCATAAGTagtatatacaacgtgtcccaaaactcaacgataagccggcaccagaggatggagctgcttatgattagtcgagaaaaaataaggaaaaaaatatatctcaattattttagaaatcacagaaaaaaaaatgaaattcatcgaaaatcgacatccctaatggtatttttaacgaccatgtcacaaatattcaaatattactgtttttttttttgtttttggaaacttaagtagccctgctatctaacacagttcttaaaaataccataatacatgtagtatttacacaaaaaataatcaaaattcattttgtccctacaattttgaaagattttttcttacagaccactttcaatcatcatggtgtaaaaaaatagtatcgacaccactatggcaattattttcaaaagttgacgcaactaaccaagattccaaaatggtataatactttaggaaacatagtcacaaaaaaaaacaacgaatttttaaacaagaatcgacattatttaatgttggcggtaatcacttttactgtacccaaaaaaggatttttgttgttgaaaaatgttgaataaatgcaaagaaatggtacaattttttttccttttttttaaattcatttactacattattaatactacagtaaatgttcaaattgcctgccaccggcattaatacagacatgacatcgccttagaaatgatcgttttatccgtcgtgcatatcttctaccattgatatgatccgcagcttgtgtgattttttggcgaagctcgtccaatgttgctacgggttttgagtagattttgactaggtttcccaaagtattataccattttggaatcttggttagttgcgtcaacttttgaaaataattgccatagtggtgtcgatactatttttttacaccatgatgattgaaagtggactgtaagaaacaatctttcaaaagtgtagggacaaaatgaattttgattattttttgtgtaaaaactacatgtattttggtatttttaagaactgtgttagatagcagggctactgaagtttccaaaaacaaaataaaaaaacagtaatatttgaatatttgtagacatggtcgttaaaaataccattagggatgtcgattttcaatgaatttcatttttttttctgtaatttctaaaataattgagatatatttttttccttattttttctcgactaatcataagcagctccatcctctggtgccggcttatcgttgagttttgggacacgttgtagaTATTGGAAATCGAAacggtaatttattattattgttatcatGCTCTTCCATTTATAGCGGTTACTTAATTTTGTTAATCACGAATATAACTTAGAAACTTATTATTCTCATCAACTTAATGAGTTGGCTGTTTACATAATCGAAGCAGTTCATCCTTCcttattttcgttttatttagtGACCACCCACAAGCGTATTATCGAAGTCGATCTTACTCAATATTTTCTCGTGATGCGCACTCGATCCCGATCAGATGACCCCAATAACCTGCGGGAACGCATTTTCACAGAAGATAGCGCAAATGTCTCGTTTTCGGATTTAAATAgccataattttctttttttatcgttaatatgtttttttaaacgcGAGGTTAATAAGCTTGCCCATTTACAATATTAGGAATTACAGCTTCAACAATAACTTAAATTACTGTATCACTTTGATTTGGTATAATACGGGTACGCATTGCAATATCCATTATAATGCTTCGGCTCGGGTGGTCCTAGCTTTGTGAACAAAGAATAGGCCATTTATATACCATCATTTCTATTAGTTGTAATTTAAACCCTGAGATTTCCCGATATGCCCTGAAGCTCGTCTAAATACGGTTTGAAATAAATTGGTCGTAATTCGACCTTGTTTACTACGACCCATTAGGTTGCGATAGAAATGTTGAATTGATTTATTAATTGATAGT harbors:
- the LOC133516029 gene encoding uncharacterized protein LOC133516029 yields the protein MLPRPLTDNTMRLLLSFMLVVCAVDAAKKFEGTLRSAAEAPPQDNIAVESGSPEQTVVAAPQDYKNPGAPPPPETSSEASAAAVAPAEVPETASGGVPPSAPSGASAPSAPANSLEECDPEMIGFELVTGYVFSAPSHILDDIPGTLMLTDCLEQCQANDSCRAVNYETGLCVLFSSDSDQLPGALTKSQFPVFTIYAQKSCLGVRPCERAWCFDRVRGYHLKGRGKRTHTVGSRQMCLDLCLGENEFVCRSANYNNKTGECVLSDMDRITLAGTNSFQQNEDTDYLENNCVEEPTKLCEFKKMGGRILKTVDSVYQDVQTVEECRELCLNSPFRCHSYDHGDTGDHVCRLSHHSRATLADIQDPYLEVPEAATYELSSCYNVSIDCRAGDMVARIQTSKLFDGKIYAKGSPNSCVVDVKQSLEFELHMGYNNIECNVKQNGLGRYLNDVVIQHHDTIVTSSDLGLAVTCQYDLTNKTVANEVDLGITGDIQTGLSEEVIVDSPNVAMRITDRSGDDIIASAEVGDPLALRFEIMDPNSPFEIFVRELVAMDGVDSSEITLIDSDGCPTDHFIMGPLFKSSMSGKMLLSHFDAFKFPSSEVVQFRALVTPCMPTCEPVQCDGGPNELRSVTSYGRRKRRSTPAAPTDDMLLVQTIQITDKFGFDKQRSKNVTEDSVFVRETEMTCVNAAGAMLAAAAFLAAQLVVLAAWTCSWQRRRAAAKAAELLPGPNAPSALCKVYDASFSRAHQRHF